The following coding sequences lie in one Methanopyrus sp. SNP6 genomic window:
- the hmdB gene encoding 5,10-methenyltetrahydromethanopterin hydrogenase cofactor biosynthesis protein HmdB codes for MRFKDALREVRMDRELADIEAIVRLLSAKSVRVHDLFRAALSEKLHHRGELVKLTSTIHVTNECRIRPRCAYCGFASGASPEGYFKGFTRSYEEIAEAAKAIEKSGITRISCSGAYRGDGGKLAVTAARAVKENTDLELLINFGHDLSEDTIKELARLGVETICCNLETTNRELFERLKPGDSFEERVRVCETVCRYGIDLSSGLLVGIGENYRDRAEHLRFLAKFETLAEIPVMGFNPYPGTPMEHVPRCSLMEQAKVMAVARLMYPDLMITAPTPTVGPEEVEVALMAGADNLATVIPDNHPHEVKGVGNPRTGNLDRVVELIEGFGLEPELRGDRACSTSCTRPANRSTQRSS; via the coding sequence ATGCGTTTCAAAGACGCACTGCGCGAAGTCAGGATGGATCGTGAGTTGGCGGATATCGAAGCCATCGTCCGCTTACTCTCCGCTAAATCGGTTCGGGTACATGACCTGTTCCGAGCCGCCCTGAGCGAGAAACTCCACCATCGCGGAGAGCTGGTAAAGCTCACGTCAACAATACACGTAACCAATGAGTGCCGTATCCGGCCGAGATGTGCGTACTGCGGCTTCGCCTCGGGAGCATCCCCGGAGGGCTACTTCAAGGGATTTACACGGAGCTACGAGGAGATCGCGGAGGCCGCGAAAGCCATCGAGAAATCGGGAATCACACGCATCAGCTGTTCGGGAGCCTATCGTGGAGACGGAGGTAAGCTGGCCGTGACCGCCGCTAGGGCGGTGAAGGAGAACACCGACCTGGAACTCCTCATCAACTTCGGTCACGACCTGTCCGAGGATACCATAAAGGAGCTCGCGAGGTTAGGTGTGGAGACCATCTGCTGTAATTTAGAGACCACCAACAGGGAGCTGTTCGAAAGGCTGAAACCTGGAGACAGCTTCGAGGAGCGCGTCCGTGTGTGCGAGACAGTATGTCGATACGGCATTGACCTATCGAGCGGCCTTCTGGTGGGAATCGGTGAGAACTACAGGGATCGAGCCGAGCATCTGAGGTTCCTCGCGAAGTTCGAAACCCTCGCGGAAATACCCGTTATGGGGTTTAACCCGTATCCCGGTACGCCGATGGAACACGTACCCCGTTGTTCGCTGATGGAGCAGGCGAAGGTCATGGCCGTAGCCAGGCTGATGTACCCCGACTTGATGATCACCGCCCCAACACCGACCGTGGGACCGGAGGAGGTTGAGGTGGCACTAATGGCGGGTGCCGACAACCTGGCGACCGTGATACCGGACAACCATCCGCACGAGGTTAAGGGTGTCGGAAACCCGAGAACTGGTAACCTGGATAGGGTCGTGGAGCTCATTGAGGGGTTCGGGCTGGAGCCCGAGCTCAGGGGTGACCGAGCTTGCTCGACCTCCTGCACGAGGCCTGCGAATCGCTCGACGCAGCGCTCGAGCTGA
- a CDS encoding EMC3/TMCO1 family protein yields MHGLTEGLARHFYPLVDPFVHYFGPALGMLVAAALVTFFIDIVYELVIGREELERVRKMADETKKYQEELRKAKVLGDVEKMKEIEEKMRDHSKELLNVQSRLMSKQIKAMLITFPPIIIIVYTLEYRLAHWTVKLPFYVPGVGDTLGPVGWYIICAVTVSFVLKPLAEMVVKRFGGG; encoded by the coding sequence GTGCACGGACTCACTGAAGGACTTGCACGGCACTTTTACCCACTCGTCGACCCGTTCGTCCACTACTTCGGTCCCGCCCTTGGGATGCTGGTGGCTGCGGCTCTTGTGACGTTTTTCATCGACATCGTTTACGAACTTGTAATCGGGCGTGAAGAGCTGGAGCGAGTCCGGAAAATGGCTGACGAGACCAAGAAGTACCAAGAAGAGCTCCGGAAGGCTAAGGTGTTAGGTGACGTGGAGAAGATGAAGGAGATAGAGGAGAAGATGCGAGACCACTCCAAAGAGCTCTTGAATGTCCAATCTCGGCTGATGAGTAAGCAGATCAAAGCTATGCTCATCACGTTCCCACCTATAATCATTATTGTATACACCTTAGAGTACCGGCTGGCTCATTGGACGGTGAAGTTACCGTTCTACGTGCCTGGTGTTGGGGATACACTAGGCCCTGTGGGCTGGTACATCATCTGCGCCGTCACAGTGTCGTTCGTGCTCAAGCCGTTGGCGGAAATGGTGGTAAAACGCTTCGGAGGGGGGTGA
- a CDS encoding FeGP cofactor biosynthesis guanylyltransferase HcgB family protein, translated as MLRETLLKAWQESWEGTRRGDEKREVERLREYLTSADRLAVVTGNENKLRAVNRVLRRFGLSEAEMVRVPTEMADATLCPAIFKAIMGVQASNADVVIARGRLGVPGSGAMTVFMDARCRLLTAALSPPHVIHEMSVEEAMEREVEEALRRLGMKENTPHLR; from the coding sequence GTGCTAAGGGAGACACTGCTCAAAGCCTGGCAGGAGTCATGGGAGGGCACCCGCAGGGGTGACGAGAAGCGGGAGGTCGAGAGACTCCGCGAGTACCTGACCTCGGCAGACCGGCTCGCAGTGGTAACAGGCAACGAGAACAAGCTCCGGGCTGTGAACAGGGTTCTCCGTAGGTTCGGGTTGTCTGAGGCCGAAATGGTACGTGTGCCGACGGAAATGGCGGATGCGACGCTGTGCCCCGCCATCTTCAAGGCGATCATGGGAGTTCAGGCGTCGAACGCCGACGTAGTGATCGCTAGAGGGAGGTTAGGGGTCCCGGGATCCGGAGCCATGACCGTGTTCATGGATGCGCGATGTAGGTTGCTGACGGCGGCCCTTTCTCCACCTCACGTCATCCACGAGATGTCGGTGGAAGAGGCTATGGAGCGCGAAGTGGAGGAAGCCTTGCGGCGTCTGGGTATGAAGGAGAACACGCCCCATTTGCGTTGA
- a CDS encoding SAM-dependent methyltransferase HcgC family protein: protein MKEPGITDLTETVRSRPFWDVVKEIGLAKAEEIAEVVPEGSRVLVLGAYLTGIFVAELLSEEHEITVLDPEPALRKILPSGVRFRASRVPPPGRYDVVIDLTGLGGTNHRALRRLNPDVLVVENPAGNMNDPRIEEYNDTEERLEAGKESYELRLFDAPFEAKTSGTFTLSVRAVREAANRLERHYGVLYAVPGAVNLERWTFRLRRPEEGVERAREKPAVTVSQLTGSSDPDEVIGEVLDEILFEIRER from the coding sequence TTGAAGGAGCCGGGAATAACTGATCTCACGGAGACAGTTCGGTCACGTCCGTTCTGGGACGTCGTCAAAGAAATCGGGTTAGCTAAGGCCGAGGAAATCGCCGAAGTTGTTCCGGAAGGTTCCCGGGTACTCGTGTTGGGAGCGTACCTGACGGGAATCTTCGTGGCAGAGCTCCTCTCGGAGGAGCATGAAATCACTGTCCTGGATCCCGAACCCGCGCTTCGGAAGATCTTACCCTCGGGTGTGAGGTTCAGGGCAAGTCGAGTACCTCCTCCCGGACGCTACGACGTCGTGATAGATTTGACGGGATTAGGCGGAACGAACCACCGGGCGCTACGTAGACTGAACCCCGACGTACTCGTGGTGGAAAACCCGGCCGGAAACATGAACGACCCTCGAATCGAGGAGTACAACGACACCGAAGAGCGTCTGGAGGCCGGGAAAGAATCCTACGAGCTCCGACTGTTCGACGCCCCGTTCGAGGCCAAGACCTCCGGCACGTTCACACTTTCCGTGAGGGCCGTACGTGAGGCTGCGAACAGGCTGGAACGCCATTACGGTGTCCTTTACGCCGTCCCGGGCGCGGTTAACCTCGAACGATGGACCTTCAGGCTGAGGAGACCCGAGGAGGGAGTCGAGCGAGCTCGAGAGAAACCGGCAGTGACGGTATCGCAGCTCACCGGTTCCTCGGACCCGGACGAGGTCATCGGGGAAGTCCTTGATGAGATCCTCTTCGAAATCCGTGAGCGTTGA
- the hmd gene encoding 5,10-methenyltetrahydromethanopterin hydrogenase — protein MVEINKVAILGTGCWRTHAATGITTFKRACEVADETGIKEAALTHSSVTYAVELKHLAGVDEVVLSDPVFDADGFTVVDIEEDCGVDLDEFIEAHLKGDPEDVMPKLRDYVNDIADDVPKPPEGAIHFLSPDEMEDKLDIVVTTDDAEAVEDADMIISWLPKGGVQPDIFKKIIDNIPEGCIVANTCTIPTRQFKEMFEDLGRDDLQVTSYHPATVPEHKGQVFVAEGYADEEVVEAVYEIGEKARGLAFKVPGYLLGPVCDMASAVTAIVYAGLLTFRDACTDILGAPVDFTQNMAVEALKMMAKFMEEEGLDKLEEALDPAALTNTADSMNFGPLADTEILPKALEVLEEYSKKAE, from the coding sequence ATGGTGGAGATCAACAAAGTCGCAATTTTAGGCACCGGATGTTGGAGAACCCACGCCGCGACGGGTATCACGACGTTCAAACGTGCATGTGAGGTAGCCGACGAGACCGGCATTAAAGAGGCCGCTCTCACGCACTCCAGCGTGACGTACGCCGTCGAGCTGAAGCACCTGGCGGGCGTTGACGAGGTGGTCCTATCCGACCCCGTATTCGATGCCGACGGCTTCACGGTCGTGGACATCGAAGAGGACTGCGGCGTGGATCTGGATGAGTTCATCGAGGCGCACCTCAAGGGCGACCCCGAAGACGTGATGCCTAAGCTAAGGGACTACGTGAATGACATCGCCGACGACGTTCCGAAGCCGCCCGAGGGCGCCATCCACTTCCTGAGCCCCGATGAGATGGAGGACAAGCTCGACATCGTTGTGACCACAGACGACGCGGAGGCCGTCGAGGACGCGGACATGATCATCTCCTGGTTGCCCAAGGGCGGCGTTCAGCCCGACATCTTCAAGAAGATCATCGACAACATCCCGGAAGGCTGTATCGTGGCCAACACCTGCACGATTCCGACGCGACAGTTCAAGGAGATGTTCGAAGACCTGGGCCGCGACGACCTACAGGTGACCTCCTACCATCCAGCGACCGTGCCGGAGCATAAGGGCCAGGTATTCGTGGCGGAGGGTTACGCGGACGAGGAGGTCGTCGAGGCCGTCTACGAGATAGGTGAGAAGGCCCGTGGACTGGCGTTCAAGGTCCCGGGTTACCTGCTGGGCCCGGTGTGCGACATGGCCAGCGCTGTCACGGCGATCGTGTACGCCGGTCTGCTAACGTTCAGAGATGCATGTACCGACATTCTAGGAGCCCCAGTGGACTTCACCCAGAACATGGCCGTAGAAGCGCTGAAGATGATGGCAAAGTTCATGGAGGAGGAGGGTCTGGACAAACTGGAGGAGGCTCTGGACCCGGCAGCACTCACGAACACGGCCGACTCGATGAATTTCGGCCCGCTGGCGGACACGGAAATCCTGCCGAAGGCCCTAGAAGTCCTGGAGGAGTACTCGAAGAAGGCAGAGTAA
- the secY gene encoding preprotein translocase subunit SecY — MADDWLERLRPILERLPEVKVPDRHVSFNEKLFKYTGIPLILYFILCEIPLYGLSPQAVDYLANLRAVLAGNFGSILTLGIGPIVTASILLQLLIGGDLIKLDLTNPEDRRLFQGLQKLLAIALCFFEGAMMVFSGAAPPAEPSILLEILLILQLALGGILVIFLDEVVSKWGIGSGVGLFIVAGVSSQIIIGAFNPLPSPQQPGRPAGAVWAFLYSVMQGTPDWTLLAPVTGAVITFLIVLYVESIRVEIPIAFAGIRGARGRFPVRLLYTSNIPVILASALFMNVRLWALAFQRMGVPILGKLDPRGQPISGLVYYLSPPNSIVKTLSDPLQALGYMMAMVIASVFFAVLWVELTGMGPREIARHLHRAGLHIPGFRRDIRVLEKRLQKYIYPVTVMGGAFVGFLAAGADLMGALGGGTGVLLTVSILYNMYEEIKQERLMETHPVVRKFLEKTLR; from the coding sequence TTGGCGGATGACTGGCTGGAGAGGCTAAGACCGATCCTGGAGAGGCTCCCTGAGGTCAAGGTTCCGGATAGGCATGTATCCTTCAACGAGAAGCTGTTCAAGTACACAGGAATACCACTCATCCTTTACTTCATATTGTGTGAAATTCCACTTTACGGTCTCTCACCGCAGGCTGTGGACTACTTAGCGAATTTACGTGCTGTCCTAGCCGGAAACTTCGGCTCGATCCTCACTCTGGGTATCGGTCCTATCGTTACCGCTTCGATACTCCTGCAGCTTCTCATCGGAGGCGACCTAATCAAGTTGGACCTCACGAATCCTGAAGACCGAAGACTCTTCCAAGGCCTTCAGAAACTGCTCGCGATCGCCCTGTGCTTTTTCGAAGGTGCAATGATGGTGTTCAGCGGTGCCGCACCGCCGGCCGAGCCGAGTATCCTGCTCGAAATCCTACTCATTTTACAGCTGGCGCTCGGTGGCATTTTGGTCATCTTCTTGGACGAGGTCGTTAGCAAGTGGGGTATAGGGTCCGGTGTCGGACTATTCATCGTCGCTGGGGTTTCGTCACAGATTATCATCGGAGCGTTCAACCCGCTTCCGAGTCCGCAACAGCCCGGACGCCCCGCGGGTGCCGTCTGGGCGTTCCTGTACTCGGTGATGCAAGGGACGCCGGATTGGACGTTACTAGCTCCGGTCACCGGAGCCGTCATCACGTTCCTCATAGTACTCTATGTCGAAAGTATAAGGGTCGAGATCCCGATCGCGTTCGCCGGAATTCGAGGTGCTCGAGGCCGCTTCCCAGTCCGTCTACTTTACACGTCCAATATCCCCGTGATCCTAGCTTCGGCGCTGTTCATGAACGTTCGACTGTGGGCACTAGCCTTCCAACGGATGGGTGTACCGATACTTGGGAAGCTCGACCCACGCGGTCAACCGATATCCGGGCTAGTGTACTACCTGTCACCCCCTAACAGCATCGTGAAGACACTATCAGATCCCTTGCAAGCGCTGGGCTACATGATGGCCATGGTGATAGCGTCCGTGTTCTTTGCGGTCCTGTGGGTCGAGTTGACCGGTATGGGGCCACGTGAGATCGCCAGACACTTGCACCGTGCCGGTCTGCACATCCCGGGCTTCCGTCGAGACATCAGGGTATTGGAGAAGCGACTCCAGAAGTACATTTACCCAGTGACCGTGATGGGTGGAGCCTTCGTAGGGTTCCTCGCAGCGGGTGCCGACCTGATGGGCGCGCTGGGTGGAGGTACCGGCGTACTCCTGACGGTATCAATCCTCTACAATATGTACGAGGAGATCAAGCAAGAACGCCTCATGGAGACACACCCCGTCGTGCGGAAATTCCTCGAGAAGACCTTGAGATAG
- the hmdC gene encoding 5,10-methenyltetrahydromethanopterin hydrogenase cofactor biosynthesis protein HmdC, translating into MLDLLHEACESLDAALELKRLAYEGKLSVDEVITDLGELTDRELETLGDNLRTFPMGCDLIELAVGPCASDYSPDVLLSNAILADRMGLPLHVCAYAVADVAENYGMRPIELFRRLVRNVRVPVDVDHIGVHGPMRFPRDITACEGTCYLEGPPFKECPRGRIHRRLIDKERQQGEDLEEWAELAASICVNVTGEGGQDAEAHAAPLDEMKRVAETARHAGAGVGAILHVADGEDEFADGLKAAVEEVKADYLAVEGGPFNRAEDRLSAFRLAVVACRIFAPGKVVLTNGAYEDELVVGLRAGLNGVLSGFPKNHHGYMVGYEPGTARRGKFGLPKVLAIMRKTMGSRYGDTKVPAGWEELEGVTRAALFLGSDLLYPRDVAGIPIGDVHWVATLRSNAARELSGEVKSVEDVVSNVDAGTVALLGGRFPAWGLAIALDELGVSEILISDLDAWVERVTVRLLNEELDATVHAMAGDDRKAMKEADVAFVTAVLPKVAERLAERTGARTVC; encoded by the coding sequence TTGCTCGACCTCCTGCACGAGGCCTGCGAATCGCTCGACGCAGCGCTCGAGCTGAAACGGCTGGCCTACGAGGGGAAGTTGAGCGTCGATGAGGTGATTACGGACCTAGGAGAACTAACGGATCGGGAACTTGAGACCCTTGGCGACAATCTTCGCACGTTTCCAATGGGATGTGATCTGATCGAGTTAGCCGTAGGACCCTGTGCCTCCGATTACTCACCGGATGTCCTTCTCTCGAACGCTATCCTGGCGGACCGGATGGGATTACCACTACACGTGTGCGCGTATGCGGTGGCGGACGTAGCCGAGAACTACGGGATGAGACCCATCGAGTTGTTCCGTCGCCTCGTGAGGAACGTTCGCGTGCCGGTGGACGTGGATCACATCGGAGTTCACGGTCCGATGCGGTTCCCGAGGGACATAACCGCGTGTGAAGGGACCTGTTACCTGGAAGGACCGCCGTTCAAAGAGTGTCCCAGAGGTAGAATACATCGACGGTTGATCGACAAGGAGAGACAGCAGGGAGAGGATCTAGAGGAATGGGCGGAACTGGCGGCATCGATCTGTGTGAACGTCACGGGAGAAGGAGGACAGGACGCTGAAGCCCACGCCGCTCCACTCGACGAGATGAAACGCGTCGCCGAAACGGCCCGACACGCGGGCGCGGGTGTCGGAGCTATCCTGCACGTCGCAGACGGCGAGGACGAGTTCGCCGACGGCCTCAAAGCGGCCGTCGAGGAGGTGAAAGCGGATTACCTTGCGGTCGAAGGAGGCCCGTTCAACCGAGCCGAAGATAGACTCTCGGCCTTCCGACTGGCCGTAGTAGCATGCAGGATATTCGCGCCGGGAAAGGTCGTCTTGACCAACGGGGCTTACGAGGACGAGCTCGTCGTGGGACTGAGAGCGGGCTTGAACGGTGTCCTCTCCGGATTCCCCAAAAATCACCATGGATACATGGTCGGGTACGAACCCGGAACGGCGCGACGTGGTAAATTCGGACTCCCAAAGGTTCTCGCAATCATGCGGAAGACGATGGGCTCAAGGTACGGGGACACCAAGGTGCCTGCCGGGTGGGAGGAACTCGAAGGGGTCACGAGGGCAGCTCTCTTCTTGGGATCCGACTTACTGTACCCACGAGATGTGGCAGGCATCCCAATCGGGGACGTTCATTGGGTAGCTACCCTCCGATCCAACGCTGCCCGTGAGTTGTCCGGCGAGGTTAAGTCCGTCGAAGACGTCGTATCGAACGTGGACGCGGGCACGGTCGCTTTGCTGGGTGGGAGGTTCCCCGCCTGGGGTCTGGCCATAGCTCTCGACGAACTCGGCGTATCCGAGATATTGATCAGCGACCTCGATGCGTGGGTGGAGAGGGTCACTGTACGGCTGCTGAACGAGGAACTCGACGCTACGGTTCATGCGATGGCTGGGGACGACCGCAAAGCGATGAAGGAAGCCGATGTGGCGTTCGTGACCGCTGTTCTACCTAAGGTAGCGGAACGCCTAGCTGAGAGGACCGGGGCGAGAACCGTGTGCTAA
- the mtnP gene encoding S-methyl-5'-thioadenosine phosphorylase, whose product MTEVGVIGGTGFRPGLPERRRTVFTPYGTVRVDITRVGDHLVYFINRHGKGHDLPPHRVNYRAIVWAMRELGVKRILATNSVGVINSGEYEPGDIVLPVDFLDFTKRRPTTFYDEKVVHVDVTEPYCPELREALLKAADDLGYTVKEGAIYVATEGPRFETPAEIRAFRKLGGDIVGMTGFPEVVLARELEICYASVCLCTNYAAGIDDRRRTIDEVFELVEELRPKVVELVERCIEYIPPERSCPCSRALEGAEV is encoded by the coding sequence ATGACAGAGGTAGGAGTGATAGGCGGTACGGGTTTCCGACCCGGTCTGCCAGAACGCAGGCGGACGGTGTTCACGCCATACGGCACCGTACGCGTGGACATCACTCGGGTCGGAGACCATCTGGTATACTTCATAAACCGGCATGGTAAGGGCCACGATTTGCCCCCACACCGTGTCAACTATCGAGCCATCGTGTGGGCGATGCGGGAGCTCGGCGTGAAACGGATATTAGCGACGAATTCCGTAGGCGTGATCAACTCCGGCGAGTACGAGCCGGGAGACATCGTCCTTCCGGTGGACTTCCTCGACTTCACTAAGCGCAGACCGACGACGTTCTACGACGAGAAGGTCGTCCACGTCGATGTCACCGAACCCTATTGTCCGGAGCTACGTGAAGCGCTACTGAAGGCCGCGGACGACCTAGGGTACACGGTCAAGGAAGGCGCTATATACGTGGCCACTGAAGGACCCAGGTTCGAAACTCCTGCTGAGATACGTGCCTTTCGGAAGCTCGGCGGTGATATCGTCGGGATGACCGGGTTCCCGGAAGTCGTGCTCGCCAGGGAGCTCGAGATCTGCTATGCCTCCGTGTGCCTGTGCACCAACTACGCCGCAGGCATCGACGATCGCCGCCGCACGATCGACGAAGTGTTCGAGCTGGTCGAGGAGCTCAGACCTAAGGTAGTGGAACTCGTTGAGCGCTGTATCGAGTACATCCCACCGGAACGATCGTGTCCATGTTCCCGAGCGCTGGAGGGCGCTGAGGTATGA
- a CDS encoding 50S ribosomal protein L34e: MPAPRYRSRSRRRVYKRTPGGRTVIHFEKKIPNWPKCGACGRRLNGVMRGRNVELKNAPKTQKRPNRPYGGILCPECTRKLIKDKVRYKFWERKREQPWLPVLPGEEPPEPEE, from the coding sequence ATGCCGGCCCCGAGGTACCGGTCCAGGTCCCGTCGACGAGTGTACAAGCGCACCCCTGGAGGTAGGACCGTGATTCACTTCGAGAAGAAGATACCGAACTGGCCCAAGTGCGGAGCCTGTGGTCGCCGGCTGAACGGCGTGATGCGCGGTCGCAACGTCGAGCTCAAGAACGCGCCGAAGACGCAGAAGCGACCGAACCGTCCCTATGGCGGCATCTTGTGCCCGGAGTGCACTAGGAAGCTCATCAAGGACAAGGTGAGGTACAAGTTCTGGGAGCGCAAGCGGGAGCAGCCGTGGCTGCCGGTTCTACCGGGAGAGGAACCACCGGAGCCCGAGGAGTGA
- a CDS encoding adenylate kinase, producing the protein MGYVIVATGVPGVGATTVTTEAVKELEGYEHVNYGDVMLEIAKEEGLVEHRDEIRKLPAEKQREIQRLAARRIAKMAEEREGIIVDTHCTIKTPAGYLPGLPIWVLEELQPAVIVLIEADPDEIMMRRVKDSEERQRDYDRAHEIKEHQEMNRMAAMAYATLTGATVKIIENHDDRLEEAVREFVETVRSL; encoded by the coding sequence ATGGGTTACGTGATTGTAGCGACGGGAGTGCCCGGAGTCGGAGCCACGACCGTCACCACCGAGGCCGTAAAGGAGCTCGAGGGTTACGAACACGTTAACTACGGCGACGTCATGCTCGAGATCGCCAAAGAAGAGGGTCTAGTCGAGCATCGCGATGAGATCAGGAAGCTCCCGGCCGAAAAGCAGCGTGAAATCCAGCGCCTCGCCGCACGTAGGATCGCCAAGATGGCCGAGGAGAGGGAGGGAATTATAGTCGACACGCACTGTACCATTAAAACACCAGCCGGTTACCTACCGGGTCTTCCGATTTGGGTCCTCGAGGAGCTGCAGCCCGCCGTTATCGTTCTGATCGAAGCCGACCCCGATGAGATCATGATGCGGAGGGTGAAAGACTCAGAGGAGCGTCAACGTGACTACGACCGGGCACACGAGATAAAAGAGCACCAAGAGATGAACCGAATGGCGGCGATGGCTTACGCCACACTGACCGGGGCTACCGTGAAAATCATCGAGAACCACGACGACCGTCTCGAAGAGGCCGTACGTGAGTTCGTCGAGACGGTCCGATCCCTCTGA
- a CDS encoding Nif3-like dinuclear metal center hexameric protein, with the protein MRSSSKSVSVEDVLGTLEELAPFDLAVEGDEVGLVAGDPSDSVDRVVVCLDLTPRLVRRLSSETLVISHHPVPEPLLERVRSPVIVFHSNWDVARAAEALAEWLGLEDVRKPDPLAAEGRFDGTLEYLLSRVEDVLSPPEIRVVAAKNRIRDVIVVPGFGLSTERFVRLAVKEGADAVVSGDLTHRTAIVARVLDVACVDATHARTELPGLKELSEELSKRLQVRVELRPPEHPVGDHYHAFQRRTARSQDGS; encoded by the coding sequence ATGAGATCCTCTTCGAAATCCGTGAGCGTTGAAGACGTTCTGGGAACCCTTGAGGAACTGGCACCGTTCGATCTAGCCGTCGAAGGGGATGAGGTAGGTCTCGTCGCCGGGGATCCCTCCGACTCCGTGGACCGTGTGGTAGTATGCCTAGACCTCACACCTCGGCTCGTTCGTCGGCTGTCCTCCGAAACACTCGTGATATCACACCACCCCGTCCCCGAACCTCTGCTCGAACGCGTACGATCCCCTGTGATCGTGTTTCATTCGAACTGGGATGTAGCTCGAGCCGCGGAGGCCCTAGCCGAATGGTTAGGGCTAGAAGATGTCCGTAAGCCGGATCCGCTAGCCGCCGAAGGCAGGTTCGACGGTACGCTCGAGTACCTGTTGTCAAGGGTTGAGGACGTTCTTAGCCCTCCGGAAATACGAGTAGTCGCCGCGAAAAACCGCATACGCGACGTGATCGTGGTCCCCGGGTTTGGACTATCCACGGAACGTTTCGTTCGTCTCGCGGTAAAGGAAGGAGCTGACGCTGTCGTCTCCGGTGATCTGACCCACCGAACGGCCATCGTAGCCCGTGTTCTCGATGTGGCTTGTGTGGATGCCACTCATGCACGTACCGAGCTGCCCGGGTTGAAGGAACTCTCGGAGGAACTCTCGAAGCGCTTGCAGGTGCGGGTGGAGCTGAGGCCACCCGAGCATCCGGTGGGGGACCACTATCATGCGTTTCAAAGACGCACTGCGCGAAGTCAGGATGGATCGTGA
- a CDS encoding 50S ribosomal protein L15, with the protein MRRKKKSPKKYRGSRTHGGGSHKNRRGAGNRGGRGMAGSHKHKWFHVIKYMPDHFGKRGFNRPPKVVKESNTINVGELDALADKLLEEGIAEKDNDKIIIDVTDERLKPYGGPFDKVLGGGHVKRPIVVVAPEFTERAVKKLEEAGGEAREV; encoded by the coding sequence GTGCGGCGGAAGAAGAAGTCCCCGAAGAAGTACCGCGGATCACGGACTCATGGCGGAGGCAGTCACAAGAACCGGCGCGGCGCAGGTAACCGCGGTGGGCGCGGTATGGCGGGATCGCACAAGCACAAGTGGTTCCACGTCATTAAGTACATGCCGGATCACTTCGGTAAGCGCGGGTTCAACCGCCCACCCAAAGTGGTTAAGGAATCCAACACCATCAACGTCGGCGAGTTAGACGCCCTGGCGGACAAGCTCCTAGAGGAGGGGATCGCGGAGAAGGATAACGATAAGATAATAATCGACGTTACTGACGAGCGACTGAAGCCCTACGGCGGTCCCTTCGACAAGGTGCTAGGAGGAGGTCATGTTAAGCGGCCGATAGTAGTGGTCGCTCCCGAGTTCACAGAGAGGGCCGTCAAGAAGCTAGAGGAAGCAGGTGGGGAAGCCAGGGAAGTGTAG
- the cmk gene encoding (d)CMP kinase yields MFSISVVITIGGLPGSGTTTMARRLAEHYDLKHVYAGKIFREMAKERDMGIEEFSKVAENNPEIDLEIDRRQREAAEKGDVILEGRLAAFVAAGELDHVKGPDLATLKIWLKAPLEVRSERVAKREKIDVEEARRRIQEREKSELKRYKEIYGVDPTDLSLYDLVLDTSRWSEAETFSILKAAIDPLLEREDP; encoded by the coding sequence GTGTTTTCGATCAGCGTAGTCATCACTATCGGCGGCCTCCCGGGTTCCGGCACCACCACCATGGCCCGGCGGCTTGCCGAGCACTACGACCTGAAGCACGTGTACGCCGGTAAGATATTCCGGGAAATGGCTAAAGAGCGGGATATGGGCATAGAGGAATTCTCTAAGGTAGCGGAGAACAATCCGGAGATCGACCTTGAAATCGATCGGAGGCAGCGGGAAGCCGCTGAGAAGGGTGACGTAATACTCGAGGGACGCCTAGCGGCTTTCGTGGCAGCCGGCGAACTGGACCATGTGAAAGGACCTGACCTGGCTACCCTCAAGATATGGCTCAAAGCTCCGTTAGAAGTGCGCTCCGAACGGGTAGCGAAGCGCGAAAAGATCGACGTGGAAGAGGCTCGCCGGCGCATTCAGGAGCGGGAAAAGAGCGAGTTGAAGCGGTATAAAGAGATCTACGGCGTCGACCCGACGGACCTCTCCTTGTACGATCTCGTCCTCGACACCTCTAGATGGTCCGAGGCAGAGACGTTTTCCATCCTCAAAGCGGCGATAGATCCGCTACTGGAGCGTGAGGACCCATGA